A region of uncultured Anaeromusa sp. DNA encodes the following proteins:
- the larA gene encoding nickel-dependent lactate racemase: protein MSQKSFSLKYGKGELAFSLPSEQVACEVLGRDYPPIEDVSSAIRQALAHPIDSPPLRELVRPGETVVITVSDITRAWQNMDQVLPLLLDELNLAGVPDENITVLIVVGGHRQNTASEFVTLCGETVCHRVRVLNHDAWDEANMVYLGKTSRGTEVSVNRLVAEADRVILTGGIIYHYMVGYGGGRKSILPGCSSIKTIRQNHLWALASGGASGSNPNAFSGRTEGNECHEDMMEIAAFVKPDFILNVVPTPKGDFAGIFAGNWVSAWQKGTQLVDKIYGVEIPEKGDIVITTAGGFPKDINLYQTGKTMDNGYYAVKRGGVVILLSECPDIYEPPEFSDWFKYGSRQEMEAALRKDFAIPGWVVLKEMECGDVATFVMVTLPQNAELVKKANMIPVSTIEEALAIAKERCASDTPRYIVMPQGANTVPLLDGKVSVG, encoded by the coding sequence ATGAGTCAAAAATCCTTTTCCCTAAAGTACGGCAAAGGAGAACTTGCTTTTTCTCTGCCCAGCGAACAGGTAGCCTGTGAAGTTTTAGGCCGCGATTATCCGCCGATTGAAGATGTCTCCAGCGCCATACGCCAGGCACTGGCCCATCCCATCGACAGCCCGCCTCTGCGTGAACTAGTTCGTCCAGGAGAAACCGTCGTCATCACCGTAAGCGACATTACCCGCGCCTGGCAGAATATGGACCAAGTGCTGCCTCTTTTGCTGGATGAATTGAATCTGGCTGGCGTACCGGATGAAAACATCACCGTGCTTATCGTTGTCGGCGGCCACCGCCAAAATACGGCAAGCGAGTTCGTCACCCTCTGCGGCGAGACCGTCTGTCACCGGGTGCGCGTCCTCAATCATGACGCCTGGGACGAAGCCAATATGGTATATCTGGGCAAAACCAGCCGTGGCACCGAAGTTTCTGTCAACCGCCTGGTGGCCGAAGCGGACCGAGTCATTCTCACCGGCGGCATCATCTACCACTACATGGTGGGCTATGGCGGCGGTCGCAAAAGCATACTCCCCGGCTGCAGCTCCATTAAGACCATCCGTCAGAACCATCTGTGGGCGCTGGCTTCTGGCGGAGCTTCCGGCTCGAACCCCAACGCTTTTTCTGGACGCACCGAGGGCAACGAATGTCATGAAGATATGATGGAAATCGCCGCCTTTGTTAAGCCCGACTTCATTCTCAATGTCGTTCCCACGCCTAAAGGCGACTTTGCGGGTATCTTTGCTGGCAACTGGGTCTCCGCCTGGCAAAAAGGAACCCAATTGGTTGACAAAATATACGGCGTAGAAATTCCCGAAAAAGGCGATATCGTCATCACCACCGCTGGCGGGTTTCCGAAAGACATCAACTTGTACCAAACCGGCAAGACCATGGACAATGGTTACTACGCGGTCAAACGCGGCGGCGTGGTGATCCTGCTAAGCGAATGCCCTGATATTTACGAGCCGCCGGAGTTCAGCGACTGGTTCAAATATGGCAGCCGTCAAGAGATGGAAGCCGCTTTGCGCAAGGATTTTGCCATTCCCGGCTGGGTAGTCCTCAAAGAAATGGAATGCGGCGACGTAGCTACGTTTGTCATGGTGACACTGCCGCAAAACGCAGAGTTAGTAAAAAAAGCTAACATGATTCCTGTGAGCACTATTGAGGAGGCCCTGGCCATCGCCAAAGAGCGCTGCGCCAGCGACACTCCCCGCTATATTGTCATGCCCCAAGGCGCCAATACAGTGCCGCTTTTGGACGGCAAAGTCTCTGTCGGCTAA
- a CDS encoding type 1 glutamine amidotransferase domain-containing protein translates to MNQGGKLLMVVTSAKAMGVHRTGLWLEEFAAPYLLFLQAGFEVVVASPLGGEAPVDPRSVAVGQPAVWQKAAEVLKQTRKLGEVEREVFDAIILPGGHGPMVDLAKDEVLAALLQRADVGGWVIGAVCHGPAGLVRAQKEDGTPLVAGRRLTGFTNAEERMVQLEEAVPFLLENRLKELGAQYEHSKPWETFVIRDGSWVTGQNPQSSEAFAKEVIAAVKETACVEC, encoded by the coding sequence ATGAATCAAGGTGGAAAACTGCTCATGGTAGTAACTAGTGCCAAAGCAATGGGGGTTCATCGGACCGGACTGTGGCTGGAAGAGTTTGCGGCGCCGTACTTGCTCTTTCTTCAGGCCGGCTTTGAGGTTGTGGTTGCCAGTCCATTAGGAGGCGAGGCGCCGGTGGATCCTCGTAGCGTGGCTGTAGGCCAGCCAGCGGTGTGGCAGAAGGCAGCCGAGGTATTAAAGCAGACGCGAAAATTAGGCGAAGTGGAACGCGAAGTTTTTGATGCGATTATTTTGCCGGGCGGGCACGGGCCTATGGTGGATTTGGCAAAGGATGAGGTTTTGGCGGCGCTCCTCCAGCGCGCAGATGTGGGCGGTTGGGTGATTGGCGCTGTCTGTCATGGTCCGGCTGGCTTGGTGCGGGCGCAAAAAGAAGATGGCACCCCGTTAGTAGCGGGACGCCGCCTAACCGGCTTCACTAATGCAGAAGAACGCATGGTGCAATTGGAGGAAGCGGTACCGTTTCTACTGGAAAATCGGCTGAAAGAGCTGGGCGCTCAGTATGAGCACAGCAAACCCTGGGAGACCTTTGTCATACGCGACGGTTCCTGGGTGACCGGACAAAATCCACAGTCAAGCGAAGCCTTTGCTAAAGAAGTTATTGCGGCGGTAAAAGAAACTGCTTGTGTGGAATGTTGA
- a CDS encoding uroporphyrinogen decarboxylase family protein, translating into MQKVERVKAALGGLPVDRPPVSLWKHFPAADRDPLQLAQAHVSFQEKFDLDFIKLTPYDSYPVHDWGCEIRFFNTPTEVAVLRRPAITQSSDWLKIKAVDATTGAWGRQVLTTRCAVTLAKEDVPVVPTVYSPLTVARKLAGERVARDLREYPRLVHQALEAITETTIAFVKETLRAGAAGVFFATACATHDFLSQAEYEAFGRRYDLQVLAAAEEGWFNTLHIHGRKIFFDEFLDYPVQALNWHDCHEYPPLRRARALTDKCILGGLDEEGAISYGSPSEVIDEVAYFLSETDLRGVMVGPGCVTIPNPPDNNVATARLVVERYAQKDLWKYLSFDSAAL; encoded by the coding sequence ATGCAAAAAGTTGAGAGAGTAAAAGCGGCTCTCGGAGGCCTCCCTGTAGACCGGCCACCGGTGTCCTTATGGAAGCACTTTCCCGCAGCAGACCGGGATCCGCTGCAACTGGCGCAGGCGCATGTGTCTTTTCAGGAAAAATTTGATTTGGATTTCATCAAACTGACGCCGTACGACTCCTATCCGGTGCATGACTGGGGCTGCGAAATTCGCTTTTTTAATACCCCTACTGAGGTAGCGGTACTGCGGCGTCCGGCGATAACGCAAAGCAGCGACTGGTTAAAGATCAAGGCTGTAGATGCAACAACGGGCGCCTGGGGGCGCCAAGTGCTGACTACGCGCTGCGCCGTGACTCTGGCAAAGGAGGATGTGCCGGTGGTGCCGACGGTGTACAGCCCGCTGACGGTGGCTCGTAAGTTGGCTGGGGAGCGGGTGGCGCGTGATCTGAGGGAGTATCCGCGTTTAGTTCATCAGGCCTTGGAGGCCATTACGGAAACGACAATTGCCTTTGTCAAAGAAACCCTGCGCGCCGGGGCGGCAGGCGTCTTTTTTGCTACCGCCTGCGCCACGCACGATTTTCTGAGTCAGGCGGAGTATGAAGCCTTTGGCCGCCGCTACGATTTGCAGGTTTTGGCTGCAGCCGAGGAAGGCTGGTTCAACACGCTGCACATCCATGGCCGCAAAATTTTCTTTGATGAATTTCTCGATTATCCGGTGCAGGCGCTAAACTGGCATGATTGCCACGAATATCCGCCGTTGCGTCGGGCCCGGGCTTTAACGGACAAATGCATTTTGGGAGGCTTGGATGAGGAGGGAGCGATTTCCTACGGTTCGCCCAGCGAAGTGATTGACGAGGTAGCTTATTTTCTTAGTGAAACCGATCTGCGTGGCGTCATGGTAGGGCCTGGGTGCGTGACCATTCCAAACCCGCCGGACAACAACGTAGCCACGGCGCGGCTGGTTGTGGAACGGTATGCGCAAAAAGACCTGTGGAAATACCTTTCCTTTGATTCGGCGGCATTATAA
- a CDS encoding methyl-accepting chemotaxis protein has product MNLRNRMILTIFLPVMAILVVLSGIAYWQASTMLREEIKLEMEAMAAHRSAEVNTLVVGKMDQMQALVNIWNVVLPNDNELRGVLTQLTKNTPGVQDVFVAFPDKRFIDGTGWLPPADYDPTGRGWYTDAANSQKVVMSKVYMDAITKKPIVSLSMAIRQQGKVAAVVGMDLSLQQISDAVLGIKIRDTGYAYLLNQEGYFVAHKTLKLEDNIMQIENGSLAAGGKVFLSGKPSFSEYVFGGVERFLASMPVGDSGWVIVLGVPKDEVFVNVSRLAMIMFSIGMFSLVLLLAIVFFIARSVANPVAEVAAAAKQVAEGDLHMTLEPTDRKDEIGILHSSFEAMTKGLRQMVGQTLQSAELLAASSEELTASAGQSAEAAQHVAQSAVAITEGAGRQSLAVTEAAKVVESMSRKMEEVASVASAVAAAANETTKTTIEGQKGLASAIESMQAIGTGAEQVGGAIQALDASSQHISEMVAMITAIAGQTNLLALNAAIEAARAGEHGRGFAVVADEVRKLAEQSEKAAREISNLIAENNGNIRQTVDVMGVQKTRVGEGVDRVNEAGRQFAEIARLVEELSKKIMGITTVAEAVVADSRNTVRSVEEVKTISVTVVGEAESVSAATEQQAAAMQEIASASQTLAHLAQDLQALVGKFRM; this is encoded by the coding sequence ATGAACTTGCGAAATCGGATGATCTTAACCATTTTCCTCCCTGTTATGGCGATTTTAGTTGTGCTGTCAGGGATTGCCTATTGGCAGGCGAGCACCATGTTGCGGGAAGAGATAAAATTGGAAATGGAAGCCATGGCGGCGCATCGCAGTGCGGAAGTAAATACGCTGGTCGTCGGCAAGATGGATCAAATGCAGGCGCTTGTTAACATCTGGAACGTTGTTTTACCGAATGACAACGAGCTGCGAGGCGTGCTTACGCAGTTGACAAAAAATACTCCTGGCGTGCAGGACGTGTTTGTGGCGTTTCCGGATAAACGCTTTATCGACGGCACTGGCTGGCTGCCGCCGGCGGATTATGATCCGACCGGGCGCGGCTGGTATACGGACGCCGCTAATTCCCAGAAGGTAGTGATGTCCAAGGTTTATATGGACGCCATTACCAAGAAGCCCATTGTGAGCTTGTCGATGGCTATCCGTCAGCAAGGTAAGGTGGCCGCTGTGGTCGGCATGGATTTGTCGCTGCAGCAAATTAGTGACGCCGTTCTGGGTATTAAAATCAGGGATACGGGATATGCCTACCTGCTTAATCAGGAAGGGTATTTTGTAGCCCATAAAACGTTGAAGCTGGAAGATAACATTATGCAAATCGAAAATGGAAGTCTAGCAGCTGGCGGGAAAGTGTTTTTAAGTGGGAAGCCTTCCTTTAGCGAGTATGTTTTTGGCGGCGTGGAGCGGTTTTTAGCCTCCATGCCTGTAGGCGACAGCGGCTGGGTGATTGTCTTGGGGGTTCCTAAAGACGAGGTGTTTGTCAACGTAAGTCGCTTAGCAATGATCATGTTCAGCATTGGGATGTTTTCGCTGGTGCTGCTGCTGGCCATCGTTTTCTTTATCGCTCGCTCCGTGGCCAACCCGGTGGCGGAAGTAGCGGCGGCGGCCAAGCAGGTGGCCGAAGGCGACCTGCATATGACCTTGGAGCCTACAGACCGCAAAGATGAAATAGGCATTTTGCATAGCAGTTTCGAGGCTATGACCAAAGGACTGCGGCAGATGGTCGGACAGACGCTGCAGTCGGCGGAACTGCTGGCGGCTTCATCTGAAGAGCTGACAGCCAGCGCCGGTCAGTCGGCGGAAGCGGCTCAGCATGTGGCGCAGTCGGCGGTTGCCATTACCGAAGGCGCCGGGCGGCAGAGCCTCGCCGTGACCGAAGCGGCTAAAGTGGTGGAATCCATGTCGCGCAAGATGGAAGAAGTTGCATCAGTTGCCAGCGCGGTAGCGGCGGCGGCGAATGAAACAACAAAAACCACGATCGAAGGCCAAAAAGGACTGGCTTCGGCGATTGAAAGCATGCAGGCCATTGGTACCGGCGCGGAACAAGTAGGAGGCGCCATTCAGGCTCTCGATGCCAGCTCACAGCACATTTCCGAAATGGTGGCCATGATCACGGCTATTGCCGGGCAGACCAATCTTTTGGCGCTCAACGCAGCCATTGAAGCGGCCCGAGCCGGCGAGCACGGGAGGGGCTTTGCGGTGGTAGCGGACGAGGTGCGTAAATTGGCTGAGCAGTCGGAAAAAGCTGCCAGGGAAATTAGCAACTTGATTGCGGAGAACAACGGCAATATTCGCCAGACCGTCGATGTGATGGGCGTGCAAAAAACTCGTGTTGGCGAAGGTGTGGACCGCGTTAATGAGGCGGGCCGACAATTTGCGGAAATTGCCCGCTTGGTGGAAGAACTGTCTAAGAAGATTATGGGCATTACCACGGTAGCGGAGGCGGTCGTAGCGGACAGCCGCAACACCGTACGCTCGGTGGAAGAAGTGAAGACCATTTCCGTAACCGTTGTGGGCGAGGCGGAAAGCGTTTCCGCGGCAACCGAGCAGCAAGCGGCAGCTATGCAGGAAATTGCCTCGGCCAGCCAGACCTTGGCCCACTTAGCGCAGGACTTGCAGGCTTTGGTAGGGAAATTCCGGATGTAA
- a CDS encoding methyl-accepting chemotaxis protein — MNLRSRMMLAICVPVMVVLVLLSGVAYWQASRALNEEIRMEMSQASARYAEAVQSILSAKQETVGSLAAAWSVNLPADEEILRTVTYLTKNTPGAQDIYVAFPSKKFIDGTGWVPPADYDPATRDWFKDALASNGVVFSKVYVDAITKKPVISLSAAIRQNGTPIAVLGMDLSLDAIGQMTQGVRMRDSGQAFILNREGFFVAHSSLTLNDNVLTMENGRLKEAGAAFLSGRSSFQELSSNGEDRFFASSPVGSSGWALVLEVPSAEVYQPVRDLGLWMAGLSAAAILLLGFILMNVAGAIAKPVALVAAAAQKVASGELQLNLDASERADEIGVLNNSFLAMVASLRKLVGETVRSAEQLAGSSQELTASSSQAADASQQVAQAAVEITESAAQQVSSVEETALAVERVAQRLEKAGKAAEAASGAAEQTANTTMQGQKGLAAAVESIDAIGSGAAQVGSAIQELDSSSQRISEIVDMIKTIAGQTNLLALNAAIEAARAGEHGRGFAVVADEVRKLAEQSEHAAKEITELIAENNGNIRQTVEVMDVQKERVGDGVAQVREAGRQFAEIAALVEELSAQVRDISAEVSGTVAESRQSAAAVRRIKDLSLAVADEASGVSAATEEQTASMEEIASASQTLAHLAQDLQESVGKFRM; from the coding sequence ATGAATTTACGGTCAAGAATGATGCTGGCAATTTGTGTTCCGGTGATGGTGGTGCTGGTTCTATTGAGTGGAGTGGCGTACTGGCAGGCGAGCCGCGCCTTAAATGAAGAAATTCGCATGGAAATGAGTCAGGCATCCGCCCGCTACGCGGAAGCAGTGCAGTCTATTCTATCAGCCAAGCAAGAAACAGTAGGTTCTCTGGCAGCCGCATGGAGTGTAAATCTTCCGGCGGATGAAGAAATTTTACGGACCGTAACTTATTTAACCAAGAACACTCCTGGGGCGCAGGATATTTATGTGGCCTTTCCCAGTAAGAAATTTATTGACGGCACCGGCTGGGTGCCGCCAGCGGATTATGATCCGGCAACAAGAGATTGGTTTAAAGACGCTCTTGCCAGCAATGGCGTTGTATTTTCCAAAGTGTATGTTGATGCGATTACCAAAAAACCGGTTATCAGCCTTTCCGCAGCTATACGGCAGAACGGGACGCCGATAGCGGTGCTGGGGATGGATTTGTCGTTAGATGCAATAGGGCAAATGACGCAGGGCGTGCGCATGAGAGATTCCGGGCAGGCTTTTATCTTAAATCGCGAAGGCTTTTTTGTCGCACATTCTTCCTTGACCTTGAACGATAACGTACTAACGATGGAAAATGGAAGATTGAAAGAAGCAGGCGCCGCCTTTTTGAGTGGTCGTTCCAGCTTTCAAGAACTGTCTTCTAATGGAGAAGATCGCTTTTTTGCATCGAGTCCTGTGGGCAGCAGTGGTTGGGCGTTAGTACTGGAGGTACCGTCTGCCGAGGTATATCAGCCGGTCCGCGATTTAGGCTTGTGGATGGCGGGCTTGAGTGCGGCAGCCATTCTTTTACTTGGTTTTATCCTAATGAATGTGGCAGGCGCTATTGCCAAGCCAGTAGCCTTAGTAGCGGCAGCTGCGCAGAAAGTGGCTTCCGGCGAGTTGCAGCTGAACTTGGATGCTAGCGAGCGCGCCGACGAAATTGGCGTATTGAACAATAGTTTTTTGGCGATGGTTGCTAGTTTGCGGAAGCTGGTTGGAGAGACAGTTCGTTCGGCTGAGCAACTGGCTGGTTCCTCGCAGGAACTGACAGCCAGCTCTAGTCAGGCTGCAGACGCGTCACAGCAAGTAGCGCAGGCGGCCGTAGAGATTACAGAAAGTGCTGCGCAACAGGTTAGTTCTGTAGAAGAAACCGCTCTGGCGGTGGAACGCGTAGCGCAGCGGCTGGAAAAGGCGGGAAAAGCGGCCGAGGCTGCTTCCGGCGCGGCCGAACAGACGGCTAACACCACCATGCAGGGGCAGAAAGGGCTGGCTGCGGCGGTAGAAAGTATAGACGCCATAGGCAGTGGTGCAGCTCAAGTAGGCAGTGCGATTCAAGAGCTTGATAGCAGTTCGCAGCGTATTTCAGAAATTGTAGATATGATTAAAACCATTGCTGGACAGACCAATCTCTTAGCGTTAAATGCCGCCATTGAGGCAGCGCGGGCGGGCGAACACGGGCGCGGTTTTGCGGTAGTGGCGGATGAAGTGCGTAAGCTGGCGGAACAATCGGAACATGCAGCGAAAGAAATCACGGAGTTAATTGCGGAAAACAATGGCAACATACGGCAAACGGTCGAAGTGATGGACGTGCAAAAAGAGCGCGTTGGCGACGGCGTGGCTCAGGTCCGCGAAGCAGGGCGGCAGTTTGCAGAAATTGCCGCCTTGGTGGAAGAGTTATCGGCGCAAGTGAGGGATATTTCCGCAGAGGTATCAGGGACGGTGGCGGAAAGTCGGCAAAGTGCCGCAGCAGTGCGGCGGATCAAGGACCTTTCTTTGGCTGTGGCTGATGAAGCCAGCGGCGTGTCGGCGGCGACAGAAGAGCAAACTGCTTCCATGGAGGAAATTGCGTCTGCCAGCCAAACATTAGCGCATTTAGCGCAGGATTTGCAGGAATCGGTGGGTAAGTTTCGTATGTAG
- a CDS encoding diguanylate cyclase, which translates to MSTSSPYHHTIFEKSPNAIAYHRLLRDDNGAICDSLLLNVNPALERLFHRPASELVGRRFFEVCPHHSERTQRFISSLDEASRSQAVITLSFHAQFIDKWLRTTLFALDADTVASISTDITQEVLQEIEFKGFLQSNLDMLAVGDRNGRFIRVNQEFENILGYSTDELEGQLVTEFIHPDDLEATLAALNTLQEEIPLTQFINRYRCKNGEYKYLEWRAHPIGEYIYASARDTSERRRLEKELQEVNAKLSEQTALLTAQNHRLQLQATTDELTNVYNRYFLDQTLDELLDRADRYNETISLVIFDLDRFKKVNDTWGHPVGDEVLKHTTRLTKKHLRKADILIRLGGEEFALLMPQTHLNGAIQVAEKLRKELEIHPHAVAGCTTASFGVAERLRAESFKRWYKRADQAMYIAKESGRNRVMPSSVEDAHSLTNIDLHWQEAWNSGSQEIDTQHRKLLELATRLLNQRGSLETEKTLEELTEHIDFHFSSEGRLLTKLHFEGATEHAQLHHKLLAKFDQLIQAYHNGAIRTSAFFSFILDDLIMDHLLKEDVKFFSFLRQQLRERDSDTLS; encoded by the coding sequence ATGTCCACTTCATCCCCTTATCATCACACCATTTTTGAGAAATCCCCCAACGCCATCGCTTATCATCGGCTGCTCCGCGATGATAATGGCGCGATCTGTGACAGCCTTCTTTTAAATGTAAATCCTGCGTTAGAACGTCTTTTTCATAGGCCAGCTAGCGAATTAGTCGGCCGCCGCTTCTTCGAGGTTTGCCCCCATCATAGCGAGCGAACCCAGCGCTTCATCTCCAGCTTGGATGAAGCCTCCCGCAGCCAAGCCGTGATTACTCTGAGCTTTCATGCGCAATTCATCGACAAATGGCTGCGCACAACTCTTTTCGCTTTGGACGCTGACACGGTCGCTTCTATTTCTACGGACATCACGCAGGAAGTACTGCAGGAAATAGAATTTAAAGGATTTCTGCAGTCTAACCTGGATATGCTTGCCGTCGGCGACAGGAACGGACGCTTTATCCGGGTCAATCAAGAGTTTGAAAATATCCTCGGGTACAGCACAGACGAACTTGAGGGACAACTCGTCACCGAATTCATTCACCCTGACGACCTTGAAGCCACCTTAGCCGCGCTTAACACCTTACAAGAAGAAATCCCCCTAACCCAATTTATCAACCGCTACCGCTGCAAAAACGGCGAGTACAAATACCTAGAATGGCGCGCGCATCCAATTGGAGAATACATTTACGCCTCTGCCCGGGATACCAGTGAGCGACGCCGCTTAGAAAAAGAATTGCAAGAAGTAAATGCTAAACTATCCGAACAAACGGCTCTATTAACTGCACAAAATCATCGCCTGCAGCTGCAAGCTACCACCGACGAGCTAACCAACGTCTACAACCGTTATTTTTTGGATCAGACTCTCGATGAGTTGCTGGACCGCGCTGATCGCTATAACGAAACCATTTCACTGGTTATTTTCGATTTAGACCGTTTCAAAAAAGTCAACGATACCTGGGGGCATCCGGTGGGAGACGAAGTGCTAAAGCATACGACGAGATTAACGAAAAAACATCTGCGCAAAGCCGACATTCTCATTCGGCTGGGCGGTGAGGAATTCGCCCTGCTTATGCCTCAGACCCACCTCAACGGAGCCATTCAAGTAGCCGAAAAACTGCGGAAAGAATTGGAAATTCATCCCCACGCCGTAGCAGGCTGCACTACCGCCAGTTTCGGCGTTGCCGAACGTTTGCGAGCCGAATCCTTCAAGCGCTGGTACAAACGCGCCGACCAAGCCATGTACATCGCCAAAGAAAGCGGCCGCAATCGCGTCATGCCCAGTTCCGTAGAAGATGCCCATTCCTTAACCAACATCGACTTGCACTGGCAAGAGGCCTGGAACAGCGGCAGCCAAGAGATTGACACGCAGCACCGCAAGCTGCTGGAGTTGGCCACACGCCTCCTTAACCAGCGCGGTTCCTTAGAAACGGAGAAAACTTTAGAAGAACTTACCGAACATATCGATTTCCATTTTTCTTCCGAAGGACGGCTGCTTACAAAACTGCATTTCGAAGGAGCAACCGAACACGCTCAGCTTCATCACAAGCTTTTAGCAAAATTCGACCAACTTATCCAAGCTTACCATAATGGCGCGATCCGTACCTCCGCTTTCTTTTCGTTTATTCTCGACGATCTGATCATGGACCATCTGCTCAAAGAAGACGTGAAGTTTTTTTCGTTCCTGCGGCAGCAGCTAAGGGAACGCGACAGCGACACCCTGTCTTAA
- a CDS encoding sugar diacid recognition domain-containing protein, which translates to MLLTPGLAQQVVNALMPLVRQNVNVMDATGTIIASFQAKRIGDFHKGAFDAITQQQTVEIHPEDVNLFPGALPGVNMPILLEGQVIGVVGISGHPKEVRDTAKLLKAVTELILERDVLMEKFRSQAQLHEHFASLLLAEKTEQDTASLQASAKLLKYDLSLARQVVIIDTEPLVLQALSFGPYDLVFTRLRENILQHLLPSPCIGPRDFVVFLEQRLVILRETQLSAPDSLDALFQWGQQISQLLPPHTTPLPIGLGSSDAATAQLHFSYQEALFALKCCRPDKPVASIEELPVLAAYALRYAPGRTCRPLQKLQDTLCEAGLRKFNMEETLRCLLEQNLNTSLAAKELFIHRNTLLFRLAKLRSSTGLDPCHHFDHAVLCRLLLEK; encoded by the coding sequence ATGCTCCTCACTCCCGGCCTGGCGCAGCAAGTCGTCAACGCCCTCATGCCTTTGGTACGGCAAAACGTCAATGTCATGGACGCCACCGGAACGATCATTGCCTCCTTTCAAGCTAAACGAATCGGCGATTTTCATAAAGGCGCCTTTGACGCCATAACCCAGCAGCAGACCGTAGAAATTCACCCGGAAGACGTCAACCTCTTTCCCGGTGCGCTACCAGGCGTTAATATGCCAATTCTTTTGGAGGGTCAGGTTATCGGCGTTGTCGGTATTTCCGGTCACCCCAAAGAAGTCCGCGATACGGCCAAACTGCTCAAAGCCGTCACTGAATTAATTTTGGAGCGAGATGTATTAATGGAAAAGTTTCGCTCCCAAGCCCAGTTGCATGAACATTTCGCCAGCCTGCTGCTCGCGGAAAAAACAGAACAAGATACGGCTTCTCTGCAGGCGTCTGCCAAGCTGCTCAAATACGATTTATCTCTCGCACGCCAGGTTGTTATAATCGACACGGAGCCTCTTGTATTACAAGCTCTTTCTTTTGGCCCCTATGATCTGGTCTTCACCCGCCTGCGTGAGAACATCCTGCAACATCTTTTGCCTTCTCCTTGCATTGGGCCCCGAGATTTTGTCGTCTTTCTGGAGCAGCGCTTAGTGATTCTGAGGGAAACACAGCTCTCCGCGCCTGATTCATTGGACGCCTTGTTCCAATGGGGCCAGCAAATAAGCCAACTGTTGCCGCCGCACACCACTCCTTTGCCCATCGGCCTTGGCAGCAGCGACGCCGCCACTGCACAGCTGCATTTTTCTTACCAAGAAGCACTCTTTGCACTAAAATGCTGCCGCCCTGATAAACCGGTCGCTTCCATTGAAGAGCTTCCTGTTCTAGCAGCGTATGCTCTACGCTATGCGCCCGGCCGCACTTGCCGTCCGCTACAAAAGCTGCAAGATACGCTGTGTGAAGCAGGTCTGCGCAAGTTCAATATGGAGGAAACCCTGCGCTGCCTTCTGGAACAAAATCTCAATACCTCTCTGGCGGCTAAAGAGCTGTTCATCCATCGTAACACATTGCTCTTCCGCTTGGCCAAGCTGCGCAGCTCCACCGGCCTAGATCCTTGCCATCATTTCGACCATGCCGTGCTCTGCCGGCTGCTGCTGGAAAAGTAA
- a CDS encoding cupin domain-containing protein translates to MKRIFLFGALCLMMMTGSVLAAPGPVVGDKGLLDASADKGLLINLDEFFVSHQPTNAGPRGDEVFKSPRVQASLVTNQGKLIGLHYHATADEIVYVHKGQGEMFIGGKWVPVKAGDIHVNPRGVVHGTRVTGDEPMEVIGFFTQPQESGNDKVFFPDNFQGVVGAPSLLDASAKEGMLINLDSFYAGHPLQAGAATRGDSVYQSPRSELVLVQNHGPLIGRHFHKSAEEIVFVYKGQGEMYIDGQWVPVKAGDLHINPRGVYHATRVTGGEDMKVFCLFAPPQAGGNDKVFLDK, encoded by the coding sequence ATGAAACGTATATTCTTATTCGGCGCATTATGCCTGATGATGATGACGGGAAGCGTTCTGGCAGCGCCAGGGCCGGTGGTAGGAGATAAGGGACTTTTGGACGCTTCGGCGGACAAAGGGTTGTTAATTAATTTGGATGAATTTTTTGTATCGCATCAGCCGACCAACGCCGGTCCGCGTGGTGATGAAGTGTTCAAGTCTCCTCGCGTCCAGGCTAGCTTGGTAACAAACCAGGGCAAGTTAATCGGTTTACATTACCATGCGACGGCCGATGAAATTGTTTATGTGCACAAAGGCCAAGGTGAAATGTTTATCGGCGGCAAATGGGTGCCGGTAAAAGCTGGCGATATTCACGTCAATCCCCGTGGCGTAGTCCATGGAACCCGGGTGACTGGCGATGAGCCTATGGAAGTGATTGGCTTCTTCACGCAACCCCAAGAAAGCGGCAATGATAAAGTATTCTTCCCTGATAATTTCCAAGGCGTAGTCGGTGCACCGTCTTTATTGGACGCTTCGGCTAAGGAAGGGATGCTGATTAATCTGGATTCTTTCTACGCGGGACATCCGCTCCAAGCCGGTGCGGCCACTCGCGGCGATTCCGTCTACCAATCTCCTCGCAGTGAACTGGTGCTGGTGCAGAATCACGGTCCGTTGATTGGTCGTCATTTCCATAAATCGGCTGAAGAAATTGTCTTTGTCTATAAAGGTCAAGGTGAAATGTATATTGATGGCCAGTGGGTACCTGTGAAAGCTGGTGATTTGCATATTAATCCCCGTGGCGTATATCATGCTACCCGGGTAACCGGTGGGGAAGACATGAAGGTCTTCTGCCTCTTTGCACCGCCACAGGCTGGCGGCAACGACAAAGTCTTCTTGGACAAATAA